A portion of the Acanthopagrus latus isolate v.2019 chromosome 21, fAcaLat1.1, whole genome shotgun sequence genome contains these proteins:
- the znf830 gene encoding zinc finger protein 830, translating into MASKKGKKVVNQEELRRLMREKQRKTTDKKRVESPFAKYNGLGHLSCILCNVQVKSELLWPTHVLGKPHKEKVAELKGGKTQSVTQQSQPVKRKAPDNEDLNGKKAKPSSGAGQSASELPGDFFAKPSEKEAVPTQKSAGLSLLAGVYDEDDDDEENAAEECQAGTSGPAPEKAEVAGLLPSDFFDSSIPSTPAISHSGSILKADIQEKSAEKKDNTAEALPEGFFDDPVRDAKVRNVDAPKDQMDKEWEEFQKEIRQVNTKSEAIVAEDDEEGRLERQIDEIDEQIECYRRVEVLRDKRDVVKSKPLARKDQHMETDASNDEEEEDEEELLGLLSRDWRAKDALS; encoded by the coding sequence ATGGCCTCCAAGAAGGGGAAGAAGGTTGTTAATCAAGAGGAACTCCGGCGTTTGATGAGGGAAAAACAGCGGAAAACAACCGACAAGAAGCGCGTCGAGTCTCCTTTCGCTAAGTACAACGGTCTCGGGCACCTCAGTTGTATCCTGTGTAATGTGCAGGTGAAGTCCGAGCTACTGTGGCCAACACATGTTCTCGGAAAACCGCACAAAGAGAAAGTTGCTGAGTTGAAGGGTGGAAAGACTCAATCGGTAACACAACAGAGTCAGCCGGTGAAGCGCAAAGCGCCGGACAACGAGGACCTTAACGGGAAAAAGGCAAAACCCTCGTCAGGTGCAGGACAGTCTGCGTCAGAGCTACCGGGAGATTTCTTTGCGAAACCCAGCGAAAAGGAAGCTGTGCCTACTCAAAAGTCTGCAGGCTTGAGTCTGTTGGCTGGTGTTTATGATGAGGACGACGATGATGAAGAAAATGCCGCAGAGGAATGCCAGGCGGGAACCTCAGGTCCCGCTCCCGAGAAGGCTGAAGTCGCAGGACTACTACCATCTGATTTCTTTGACAGCTCCATCCCGTCCACACCCGCCATCTCCCATTCGGGCTCCATCCTCAAAGCAGACATCCAGGAGAAAAGCGCCgaaaagaaagacaacacagcCGAAGCCCTGCCGGAGGGTTTCTTCGACGATCCCGTGAGAGACGCCAAAGTGCGCAACGTCGACGCACCCAAAGATCAGATGGACAAGGAGTGGGAAGAGTTTCAGAAGGAGATCCGACAGGTGAACACAAAGTCAGAGGCCATCGTGGCGGAGGACGATGAAGAGGGCCGCCTTGAACGTCAGATTGATGAAATTGATGAACAAATTGAGTGCTATAGGAGGGTTGAGGTGCTGAGAGACAAACGGGATGTGGTGAAGAGCAAGCCTCTGGCCAGGAAAGATCAGCACATGGAGACAGATGCCAGCAatgacgaggaagaggaggatgaagaggagttgcTGGGGCTCTTGTCCCGGGACTGGAGGGCTAAAGATGCACTGTCCTAA
- the efcab14 gene encoding EF-hand calcium-binding domain-containing protein 14 — protein MKKRKELNALIGLGDSKRKKTKKGSGHRLLRTEPPDSESDSSSDGDEFNSLSSGANFGKRSYTQCCNVCYPLFLFIILAACVMACAGLIWMQIALKEDLDALKEKLHSMESSQKASSSEIPKLNEDLKNKERKLEDLENGDKGLSKLWSNLTEINHKISLLDSAVNHLKANLKSAADLISLPTTVEELQKSVATIGSTLTSVQHDVKTMQAALENQKKDDDLKKTMDLTDLRKAVSEANKTEELHERQAEEQIHILLSTVADLQQRVLSLENGSKQSSKENDEAAQLPITDESPAIEVVNEAATTKATPEDMQGTEPQTSRRPRFSTLNRSKRNAATRCPKSVILPGVSSQKDLEDILQQAGVGPDSRGLTHHGLSKVFGRSTPRARTMECFDGDRDRRYSLLELRAAVGL, from the exons atgaagaagaggaaggagttGAACGCCCTGATCGGACTCGGGGAcagcaagaggaagaagactAAAAAGGGCTCTGGTCACCGACTTCTCCGAACCGAGCCGCCGGACTCGGAGTCCGACTCGAGCTCGGACGGAGACGAGTTCAACAGCCTGAGCAGCGGAGCTAACTTTGGGAA AAGAAGCTACACACAGTGCTGCAATGTGTGCTACCCCCTGTTTCTGTTCATCATACTAGCTGCCTGCGTCATGGCCTGTGCTGGACTCATATGGATGCAGATTGCTCTGAAAGAAGATCTAGATGCACTGAAAGAAAAGCTGCACAGCA TGGAATCCAGCCAGAAGGCATCATCAAGTGAAATACCAAAACTAAATGAGGACCTGAAAAATAAGGAGAGAAAGCTTGAAGACCTTGAAAATGGGGACAAGGGGTTGAGCAAGCTTTGGTCTAACCTCACAGAAATTAATCATAAG ATCAGTCTGTTGGACTCTGCTGTAAACCATTTAAAGGCTAACTTGAAATCAGCTGCTGATTTAATTAGCCTTCCCACCACAGTTGAAGAGCTCCAAAAG AGTGTTGCAACAATTGGCAGCACACTAACAAGTGTACAGCACGATGTAAAGACTATGCAGGCTGCTCTCGAAAATCAGAAGAAAGACGACGACTTAAAGAAGACAATG GACTTAACGGACCTGAGAAAAGCTGTGAGTGAAGCTAACAAAACGGAGGAGCTGCACGAAAGGCAGGCTGAAGAGCAGatccacatcctcctctctaCGGTTGCAGATCTTCAGCAGAGAGTGTTGTCATTGGAGAACGGGTCAAAGCAAAGT TCAAAAGAAAACGACGAAGCAGCTCAACTGCCGATCACTGATGAAAGTCCAGCAATCGAGGTGGTGAATGAAGCTGCAACAACCAAAGCAACACCTGAGGATATGCAAG GGACAGAGCCTCAGACAAGCAGACGTCCACGTTTCTCAACTCTAAATCGCTCTAAGAGGAATGCTGCAACAAGATGTCCAAAGAGTGTGATCCTGCCAGGCGTCAGTTCTCAAAAAG ATTTGGAAGACATCCTCCAGCAGGCAGGCGTTGGACCGGATTCTCGCGGACTGACCCATCACGGCCTGAGTAAAGTATTTGGAAGATCCACGCCCAGAGCTCGTACCATGGAGTGTTTCGATGGTGACAGGGACCGGAGGTACTCCCTGCTGGAGCTGAGAGCTGCTGTAGGCTTATGA